The sequence aagacagacttgaaaaatctGAGCCCACCCTTTTAGATATTTTTGTAATTATAAGCAAATGTAACTTGTGAACCACGACAAATACTATAAATGGATTAAGAATTGTAACCATGGTCACGTCTTGCTCTCTCCATCAGATGCCTGTGATCTCACACTGGATCCAGACACAGCAAACATCGAACTCACTCTGTCTGAGGGCAATAAGAAGGCAACGCACGGAGCAAGGCAGTCGTATCCTGATCTCCCACAGAGATTCGATTACTTTCATCAGGTTACGTGCAGGGAGGAGCTCACTGGgcgctgttactgggaggtggagtggagtaCTGGCAAAAGTGAAGATGTGGCTGTGGGTGTTAGCTACAAAGGAATATTtaggaaagaaaaagatgacCAGTGTAGGTTTGGAGGGAACGTCATGTCCTGGTGTTTTGGCCACAGGTGGTGGAACCCATCAGAAGCTACACTCTATGAAGAGCACAATAAGCAGTGCTGCAATCTCCCTCTTCCCTCTGCTGGCTGCACCCGACTTGGAGTGTTTCTGGACTGGCCggctggcactctgtccttctacaaCGTCGTATCTGACACTCTGAGTCACCTCCACACCTTCTGGGCCTGTTT is a genomic window of Thunnus maccoyii chromosome 20, fThuMac1.1, whole genome shotgun sequence containing:
- the LOC121887332 gene encoding stonustoxin subunit beta-like encodes the protein LVNHDKYYKWIKNCNHGHVLLSPSDACDLTLDPDTANIELTLSEGNKKATHGARQSYPDLPQRFDYFHQVTCREELTGRCYWEVEWSTGKSEDVAVGVSYKGIFRKEKDDQCRFGGNVMSWCFGHRWWNPSEATLYEEHNKQCCNLPLPSAGCTRLGVFLDWPAGTLSFYNVVSDTLSHLHTFWACLPSLLDWA